The Candidatus Omnitrophota bacterium sequence CAGGCAGACCCGGCCGTAATCCTTCATCGAAGTCCTGTGCAGCCGCGCCAGGCCCACAGAGAAAGCTCATGGTTAGAATGATTCCAAAGAAAACTGGAGATCTTCTGAAAATGTTCATGAAGGGTCATCCCTATGAGAAGCTCAGGACTCGGGATAGTCATCCTGCGCAGGGCTTGGCTCAGGCACCGGGATCTTCGCTCTCACCATGGCACTGACGCTATCCAGGTTCTCTTCCCCCTGCAGCAGCCGTTTGAATTCAGGCATCTCAAACTGCCCCCACACAGGATAGCGCCGGATCTTCATGGGGTCATCCCCGGGCCGGTTACTGGCCACATCCGTGGTCACCGTCGCCGTATATCCGGCGTTGCGGGCAAGGGTCAACAGCCGGTCATTGTACCAACCGCTGGGCCAAGCATAGACTGCAATATCGCGGTGCAGCTTCTTCTCTAAGCTGAATTTGGGTGCGGCAACCTCCACGGCACAGTCCCTGGAACTGCGGCCTTCATTCTCTCCACTAATCCAGGAAACGAGGTTATTCCCCACCTCCCATGGATGCGTCATCGAGTGAGAGCCGATCTCAAAATTCTTATTTGCAACAATCCGGTCAATCTCACTCGAACTCAAAAAGGCCGGATACTGGTTATCCACATACTCCTGCACAAAAAAGAACGTGGCCTTAAAATCGTACTCTTCCAGAATCTCAACGGCATTCATCACACTTTTCCAGCCATCGTCAAAGGTGAGCGCCACGGACTTGTCCGGCAGGACCCGGTCCCCGCGCAGATATTCCGAAAGCTCCGAAACCGTCACCGTGGTGTAACCGTTCTCTTTCAGGTACCGCATTTCTTCCTTAAAGCGGTCCAGGTGAACCAGGGTGTGGTTGGCCTCTTCCGCAGGATCCGGCGAAACTTTGTGGTACATCAGTACAGGCACTTGCTTTGCGGGCGTCAGGATTGCCGCAGGTACGGGACCGCTTCCGAATCCCTGAACCACAAAAATCAGCACAATCAATGCCACCGCCGCAGACCCCGGGGCTACTATCTTTAAGATTCTTCTTTTCATCCGTCCACCTCGGTTTGAAGCCTTCTTGGCCCCAGCGCCACCTTGAAAGAATCCGGCATTGATATCCTCTGCAGAAGCTCTGAAACCGATAAAGGCCTTAATTGCGTAGGCAAAAATGAACGCGTGCACACAAGGCACAACCGCATTCCCCCATTCTCCTCTAAATCCCAAAATCACCGTAATGAGTGTGCAATAGACCACCAGGCTCAACTCGACTAAGGCAATGGGCGCCGGCGAAGCCGTGCGTCCCAGAATTTTGGGTGTGCGCATAAACGGGGATTGTTTCCCCGTAATCATTTGCTCCACGGACTTGAGCACTCCCACCATATTGACCGGTGCCAGGAGGAGGTTCATGGCAAATGCTCTGAAAAAATCCGAGAGCCGGTGCCGGGCCAGATGCATGTCCCGCATGTAGATAACGTAGTAAGGCAACCCGGCCAAAGGCAGCAACCAAGCCAAGTAAACATACTCGCGCAAAGGCAAGAAGATAAGCACCATATAGCCCAAGGTGGCTGTGAGCGCATTGGTTAAATAATGAAAACGCAGGAAGCCTTCCATGAGCTTTTTGAGACTGAAGGGACCTTTGAGCCAGTACCGCAACATCTTGGGCAACACAATCAACCCACCGTTGGCCCAGCGGCAGCGCTGAATCACCAGCGCGCCGAAATCCGGCGGCGTGGCGCTATACGAAAGCCGCTCCGGATAGTTGTGCAGCTTCCATCCGCAATCAATCAAGTCAATGGTGGATTCCGTGTCTTCGATGACCGTGCGGTCCTGAATGAACTTGGCCACCAAATGCCCGCGCTCGCTCTCGACTGTGACAATATCGTTGAGCGCGCTCTTCCTCAATAGAGTATTGGCGCCCACCCAGGACGCGGCTCCAAAAGCCGTGAAACCTTGCTGCACCACATACTGCATATCCGTTGTAGCTCCGGCCACGCGTTCCAGCGCAGTCGCAGCATTCGGAATGGAGGTATACGGAGTCTGCATGACCGCCACGCGGTCGTTCTCGGGCTTCTCCATCTCATGCACCAGCTTGAGCGTGTACTCAGGGGCCAAGGTGCTGTCTGCATCCAGATTCACCACATACTTGGCGTCCGGTATGGACAGGGTAGCTTCGTGCTTGTGCGCCGGCTCCAGGAACACCTTGGAGCCCCGGATCACCTCGCGAAAATGCCGGCCCATCATGAACAAATAGCTGTTGAGATTCATGGCCTTGTTCGGAGCCCAGGAGAAATTCTCATAGGTCTTGCGCTCAAACACCTCCAAACTCGCGCTGAACAAAGAACTGAGGCGCGTAAATTCCCGACGGACCAAGCGCTGCCAGCCTTCGGCAGGATAACCAACTCCTTTGAGAAAAAACTCGTGAGCGCGCCGGCGATGATCCTTGATATGGGACCCAAAGACCAGCTGCACAAAATGCCAGTCCGTATGATCCTCAATGGGATAGTCCTCAACAAATTTCTCCAAGAAGTCTGCAACATCCGCATGCAGATCGGCTAAGCGCAGGCACTCCATGGTACTGTCCAATTCCGTGCGAAGGGCTCGGCTCTCGAATTCGCTGCGCGCAGCGGAAAGCTGATCCCGCATCGGGGAACACCAGGTCTTAATGTCTCCGGGAAGGGAGCGTGCCTCTTTGAGCTGCCTCACCGACTCGCTATCCGAAGGACGCGGAGGGTCATCCACCAGCAGCACAATGCGCCGCTTGGGATAATCCTGCAAAAACGCGGAGAACACCGACTGGCAATTCACGCGCCGCTCTTCCTTATAAGAGGGAATCAGGTAAGTGACTTCCGGAGCCGCCTCAGGATTCTCATAAATCCCCTCCATCTCTTGTCTGGACGGCGGGTGATGGGACTTCAGCCGGTAAAAATAGGAGGATCTGTTAACCAGATAGACCATATTCCCGTAAACCAGGAACAAAAAGAAGGAAACCAAGAGCGCGGCGCTCGCACTCCCCCAGTAATTCCCGGTCCGGAACTCGGCCAGACTCGTCTGACCCGCCAAATAAATCATGGCCACACATGCCATCAAGGTAACCGCAGACGCCAGGACCCCGTAAAACACTTCCCGGCCGAATCGCATACGCATCTTGAATGGGTCACGCTCCGGAGACGGCAAATATTGAGGCCGCAAAGGACTTCCCGAAACCCTTTGCTCGGGGCGAGTCAGCAGTTGCTTGGAATTGATTTGTTTGGTTCTGCTTCTAGACATTTCACTCTCTATTCTCTTGTTGAATTAAACTGAAGGCGCGTTGAGCCGGTCGCTCAGGACATGAGGAATGACTCGAGTATTCCAGCCGCGCTCTTGAAGACCTTTCTGAAAGGCCCTGCCCAGGTGCATCCGGGCATCCGGCAGGAACTGAGCCATACAATAGCCGCGTTCGTCGTGGAAATTGGCCAAATCCTGCAACGCCTTGCGCCGCACCATGAGGGTGGGGTCTGTCCATGCGGCCGCAGTCTCCAAAGTCATACTGTTCGAACCCCATTGCCACGGTGCTTTAAACAATTGCGTCAGCTGTCCCCAGAAGGAACGCGGGCGCAAAAGTACACCCAAAGGAGTCGGCATCGCACCTGTTTTCTTGTGCTCCGGCCTCTTCATCAGAGCCACCAGGTTCAAGACATAACCCGGCCGCAAGAGCGTGCCGGG is a genomic window containing:
- a CDS encoding polysaccharide deacetylase family protein, translated to MSRSRTKQINSKQLLTRPEQRVSGSPLRPQYLPSPERDPFKMRMRFGREVFYGVLASAVTLMACVAMIYLAGQTSLAEFRTGNYWGSASAALLVSFFLFLVYGNMVYLVNRSSYFYRLKSHHPPSRQEMEGIYENPEAAPEVTYLIPSYKEERRVNCQSVFSAFLQDYPKRRIVLLVDDPPRPSDSESVRQLKEARSLPGDIKTWCSPMRDQLSAARSEFESRALRTELDSTMECLRLADLHADVADFLEKFVEDYPIEDHTDWHFVQLVFGSHIKDHRRRAHEFFLKGVGYPAEGWQRLVRREFTRLSSLFSASLEVFERKTYENFSWAPNKAMNLNSYLFMMGRHFREVIRGSKVFLEPAHKHEATLSIPDAKYVVNLDADSTLAPEYTLKLVHEMEKPENDRVAVMQTPYTSIPNAATALERVAGATTDMQYVVQQGFTAFGAASWVGANTLLRKSALNDIVTVESERGHLVAKFIQDRTVIEDTESTIDLIDCGWKLHNYPERLSYSATPPDFGALVIQRCRWANGGLIVLPKMLRYWLKGPFSLKKLMEGFLRFHYLTNALTATLGYMVLIFLPLREYVYLAWLLPLAGLPYYVIYMRDMHLARHRLSDFFRAFAMNLLLAPVNMVGVLKSVEQMITGKQSPFMRTPKILGRTASPAPIALVELSLVVYCTLITVILGFRGEWGNAVVPCVHAFIFAYAIKAFIGFRASAEDINAGFFQGGAGAKKASNRGGRMKRRILKIVAPGSAAVALIVLIFVVQGFGSGPVPAAILTPAKQVPVLMYHKVSPDPAEEANHTLVHLDRFKEEMRYLKENGYTTVTVSELSEYLRGDRVLPDKSVALTFDDGWKSVMNAVEILEEYDFKATFFFVQEYVDNQYPAFLSSSEIDRIVANKNFEIGSHSMTHPWEVGNNLVSWISGENEGRSSRDCAVEVAAPKFSLEKKLHRDIAVYAWPSGWYNDRLLTLARNAGYTATVTTDVASNRPGDDPMKIRRYPVWGQFEMPEFKRLLQGEENLDSVSAMVRAKIPVPEPSPAQDDYPES